The genomic interval CTGAAGACCCCATAACTGTTTTTGCTGATAAAATTAGGATGTTTGAAGTAATGACAAACCTGATAACAAATGCCATAAAGTTTTCAGGTGACAAGCCAATTACCATTACAGTCAAAAAAATTCAGAAAAATGCTATTGACCATAAACATCAACTTGGCGAGAATAAAAAAGTCCATAAAGATGATACTACGCAAAACAGGGATGAAAATATATTGATGATGGCTATAGTATCGATAAGAGATAGAGGAACAGGAATAGACTCAGATATTTTTCCAAGACTATTTACCAAGTTTACCACCAAATCAAGCCAGGGTACTGGATTAGGACTGTATATATCAAAAAGCATTATCGAATCTCATGGGGGACAAATTTGGGCTCAAAATAATTTTGATGAAGACAAAGGTGCTACATTTTCATTTAGTTTACCTTTATCTCCTTAATTGAAAAAGACCGTTGATACCAAGTATCGAGATATTTTCATAATCACTTAATCCGACTTTAATGAACAAGAATCGTCAGTATCCGAGAAGACTACAAGTATTTTTTGATTAGCCTATATTATAGTTTAATATTTAGAGAAGGGTCAGGATTGAATTGACCGTTCGAGAGAGTATATGAACGACTCTGATACTGGTCCCCCGTAGCCTCCTGAAAATAACGCATGGTCGCTGTCCAGTTATCTCTAGTATATCTTGAGGTATCAATAGTCAAGGTAGCAAAACCTCGTTTCTCCTTTGAAGAGAAACTAGCAACGCGCTCCCCACGAATGTCACGAGGACCTCGCAGGCCAGTATTACGGGTAAGCGGTGACGAAACAAATTCGGGGGCCATACGACCACCTCCCAGATCAACATGATAGATTTCATTGATGTGAGTATCACCTGATATAAACAGAAGACCATTGATGGTCCTACCCATTCGAATTGCCAATTCTTTATATAGTCTGTCTCGCTCATCATCGTATATACTTTGACCATAACCCTCTCCATCCTCTGCATGATGATTCCAGCTGATACCAGTACCTAGTATTACAACTCGAGGATCTTCGGCACCACGTATATCGATTGTATCAAGTACTTTGTTAATAATGTCATTACCAAAAAATATTCCACGGTCTTTATCACGCCTGAATCGACTATCAAGTAAATAAATATCAACTAGGCCATAAGAAATCCTGGTGGTTAATCCTATTTTACCAATTTCCTTAGGTGAGATAGGTTGATTTCCCCAGTACTGTAGCCAAGTCCATACAGCCTGCATCCTTAAATCGCTGTTAATGGCTTTACTATCGTTGTCGTTTCCAGCAAAATCATGGTCGTCCCAGATCCCACATGATGGTACCACCTTAGCCATATCGAGGAATTCCAAATGGCGTCGCATTGAGACATGAGCAGCATGCATTGATTCTACATTGTGAGGTACATCTTTTGTTACATGATCATAAAAATAGAACGTATCACCTAGATGAACGAATAGACGAACAGGGTTGATAGAACTTGATGGTGATTCCGCTAGCGCTTTAATTGCTGTCCATGATCCCTGTGCTATCTGCTTTTTAGATTTGACACAAGAACCAAATGCAAAGGTAAATTGCCCATGAGACCCTTCAGGAGGATATGTAAAAAATGCTCCCGATCCATCAGGCACTAAATATTCGAGACCACCTCGCAAATAACTGAGGTTAAATTCATAACGTCGATTCGGTAAAAGACCAGTTAGATTGAATCGATAAGTAGGCTCTATCTTTTGAGTTTCATCATGTACCTGGAGATTGGTGATAGTATCAAATGCTCGGAAGCGATAGTATCCAGCTCGATCCAACCGATAAATTATAACTGCAGATGTGTCTGAAACTTGGCCCACAACAGGACCCAAGACCCGGTACCCAGATCGTGGCAGAGGATCTCGAGCACTGGTGGCAGGGGCAACACAGAACGACCCTGTAGACCAATCTCGAAGCATCAGTACAGCATTATCGTTATCAAGAAATTGATTGACATTACTATTTCCAATTAAGGGTATAGAGTGGCCATTAGCAAACAAGAGTATGCTACCAGCAAGCCATCCATCAGAGCCGTCCTTGCGAATGAATACCTCAGCAATATCTATTAGTTTGCGGTTAAGTGATGGGGGCACTGGGAGAGTGAATCTCTTTGTCTTTCCACGGTGAGGCAAAGTTCCAATACAGACGGGTATTTGAGATAACCCAAACTCATTATAGAGTTTAAGATTAAAAGGCTCGTAAAGTCGTGTGCTATCAGAAAACAAGATGTTTACATAATGAAGATCACTGGAGTCAGCATTATGTGCATCTACTGTAGATATTTCAAGCTCAAGTGATATAAGATCCTCATTCAGAATCGCTATATCGTCAACATAATCCATGATATTTTCAGGAGAAATCGGATCTTAATATAATTTGTAGTCAAATATGCTCCAGAGTAATACGAAACAAAAAGTGGAAGAATTTAGACGTAAGTTCAACAAATGTTGATGCAATATAGGCATGTGAAAAATGTGGTCAGACTTTTAAATCCAGACAAGAATTAAAGGAGCATTCTAGCACAGCTCATTAAAACGAATATAAAATATCTATAGAACCAACTAATGCTGTTGCAATGAACATGATTCCGAATATACCAATTTTTTTGGTTTTTTGTTAGGTTGCTCATTTATATTACAATTCATAATCATAATTATCCTTTTCATAATTTAGACACTAGAATTGTATGATTTTAATAATAGATAAATTTGGTAGTCAACCTTGAACTGTCTTCCTACGGATCGCAAAAGGATTCCCTCATTTTGTATCATTCAATTTCAAAATATAGATTATATATTGTTAAATATTTCAAAATCAAAAAATAGTAAATGGTATATTGCAAGCACTGCGGCAAAGAATTCGACTCTGGGGAAATCATATATTGTCCTTCATGTGGAAAATCCCAACTTCAATCAGTTACTCAAACTGTTGTTGTAACTCAGAATAAAAACCCTGGTACTGCAGTTTTAATCGCACTAATAGGAGGCTTTTTTGGATTCCAAGGGATTGGACATATGTATATAGGTAAAACCGGCAAAGGAATAGGATTATTGATACTAGGTTGGGCACTTGCCATTACTATGGTTATCTCTATAATTGGAGGAGTAATTCCATTGTTTATTATACTAGGTATCGTGATCTTTGCATATTGGATTTGGCAAGCGTATGATGTAAACAAATCAGCCAAATATTACAATGAATTTCTTATGCAAAATGGCAAGGGTCCGTGGTAATTATGCAAAATGGCAAGGGTCCGTGGTAATTTCGATCAAGCCAATAATAAATTGATCAGTAATATAACTATTTGATGGGATTCGATTCAATCGTGAACCGTATCCCCACGCGCCCAGACTGTTACCATTAGATAAACCAAAGTATCACATTTTGAGCACAAATAAGCATAATTAGGTCAAAGAATTTACTATATTATTAAGTGCCATAGAACCCTATTGGTTTCGGATTCTATAAGTTAATTCTAAAACTGCTAGAATATTAGAGTATTGCACCTAGTTAGCAAATGCCATATATTTTTTTCAAAGTATCAAAGACATGAATAAAACAAAAAACATTCACAACAAAAACAAAAACAAACTCTTTGTCACATCAACCGCAATAGTGGTCGCTTTGGCATTAATCACTAGTCCTCTCATGGCTATGGATGACGCCTTTGCAACCAAAAAGAAGAAAGGTAATGTAGCTCAGCAAGCAATAGAGCAGTCACAATCTTCAGTTCAGAATGCCTTGTGTGTATCTGGAAGTGGAACATTTGTGTCATGTAACAACTTTAGTTTCCAAAACCAAAAGAATACAGGAAATAACGCTTTAGCACAACAAAATGATGGCAATGGAAAAGGTGGCAACTCTGCAGAACAAAGCATCAGCCAATCACAATCAAGCGAACAAAACAGCCAGGTAGTATCAGGTAGTGATACGATCGGCTCTGGCAACAACATCAACGTCCAAAACCAAGAAAACTCCGGTAGTAACGCAGCAGCACAAAGTTAAGTCTAAAACCAATAACTATTTTTTTTAATTCATAATTTCAGGTTACTACAAGATTGGTCTAAGTCTAATTAATAATTGCATCGAATCTCGTTACCACTTGGAACTTAATCCCATTCACGAATGAGAATTGTTACTAGTACTTACTTTATTCAAATTAGAGAACATATAATATGAGGATCAATAAATTATTTTTTTGATTTCTTGTATTGGCTATATTACAAGCCTATCAAGTTTAATAGTGGTCAAGAACCATTTCATCATTTTGGAGGAGATCCAAAGGGGGAAGGTCCCTTTGATGTTTCCGGTGTTAATACATCGTCATTAGAAGGACGTGGTTTAGACTCTCCTAGAACTTCGGTACAATAGGGATCTTCATCTATCCTTCCATTAAGATTATCATCTTTTCCGTTTCTACAAATTTCATCATTGGATATTGGAAGAGGTAAATCACAGTAATCAACAACACATTCTTCCTTATCATCTTCGTCTTCACCAGCTCTCTCTTCGTTTGGTCCTGGTACGAGCACAGGATCAGCAAGTGGAACGTCAATGGGCCCCTTGTCACGTCCTGTATAGAAGGTGTCAGGTTTCTTTTGTGTAACCATATTTGTAGGTAAGGTCTCCTGAACTATCCCTGTTTTAGTATCTGTAGAAGTCGATGAGGATTCAGTATTGGAAGATGATGCCGTTGCAATATCGTTCAAAGTGTCAGATGAGGTAGATGATGAAGATGACACCGGCGATGACGAAGAAGGCGGTTGTTGTTGTTCTACAAAACCACTATTTTCAGAAGCAGATGGAGTTTCACGACCAAAAGGACCGGGAATGTATGTCTCAACACCAGCGTTTAAAGCATCACAAACATCTCCCAAGCCATCCCCATCACTATCTTTTTGATCTGGATTGAATTTAACGTCACAATTGTCTTTTGTGTCTACTGCTCCATCATTATCCGAATCGGTAAAGTCCGAGTCGCAGGCATCTCCCAAGCCATCCCCATCACTATCTTTTTGATCTGGATTAGGTATGGCAAAGCAATTATCATTTGACTCTGGTACACCATCATTGTCAGCATCAACTTGATCTGGATCGCAGGCATCTCCCAAGCCATCCCCATCACTATCTTTTTGATCTGGATTTGTAAAGCGACAATTATCTTCTGTATCAATAATCCCATCAGAATCCTCATCATGGACAACTACGATATCATCTGAAACCGGCGGTCGTGTTACAACTCTATCGGTGTCTTCTCCATCGGACTCTAGTATTCCATCTTCGTTTCCTGGAGATTGTCTTAAATTAAGGTTAGTGTTAGAACCTGGGGATAATTGTGGTGATGAGGACTCTTGATTGTTAGAATTTTGATTATCTTCTTGCTGATCTTCATCTGTTTCTCCACCTTTAGTGTCTGCATTTACTTCCCCTTCTCCATCTGCATTATCTGAAGTTGCTAGTACAACCTTTGTAGATAGAGTATTCGGTTCAATCGGTAGTATAGTAACTGGTATAATCATAATTAGCAAAGCTGATAATGGTACAAACACCATAAGGTCGAGATTATGTGTAATTTCTTATACCATTTAGATGTACCCCTGATGAACAATAGATTAGGGATATAGTGCTATTTATTAAACTTTAAAGGAATATGATACAAAATTACAGATTTTTACCAAAAACTTCCTATTTTATTAGTTTGTTTTGTTTTATTATACAGTTTGTGTTATCTTGCATAATAGACCGATATGTTTTCGTACTCTATGTTCTTTGATTTCTTATTGTACCACAAAGCTTGTTTGGTCTAATTTTTTTTGATGCTATGGAACCCTATTACTAAAGGAACTTAATCACCATGCGCACAAACTAAACGATCTTCTACAATAGTAATAATAATGAGACAAGAAACAAAACGATATTAATTTGGTTTTAGCTGGTGATATTACAAAGATGAACTAAAGGATTATTTAATTTGATGTAATGTACTCCTCATCATTGTAGTCGTAAAGTAGGTTAGCAAATGATCATTTTTGAACTGTGAGGGTACATTCTCTTGATTGCTCTGGATATATGTAACCAAGACAAGATTTTCCTCCTATTTTCAATGCTGTTCTGTCTTGGATGTCATAATCTACAAATCCAGGTGATTTTAAACTAAACTTCATACTCACTCCGGAAGATACCTCCACGCAATTCGGATCTGCATCCACAAATCTTATCGACGGTGGAATAAAAGTATACATGCAAAGTGTTAGTTTCTTGTCATTAGGACCAAATCCAGTTAACACTGGGTTGACTGTGACGTATGATGTCCCTGGTTTTGACATCACGGTACCACCAAATCCTCCAGAATTTGAAGTTATTGTCAGCGTGTCATCACCTCCAATAACATAATTACAAACGGCGGATAGTTCTCCGTTGCTTTGTGTTTTACCCATAGGAACATCGGCCCATTTTCCAGTGATAATATCATTATCTCTTTGACCTTCAAAGACGTTACTGAAGTCAGTTCCTTCTTTTAAGCTACTTGCTCCTATCCACCATACTCTATCTCCGTCTTGTTGAATGTAATATGTCCCACCGTCATTGCCTTTCCAAATACCTGATATCTCATTTAGAAAGCAATGAGCGCTGGCAGTTCCTATTAGGCTTTGAGGGATAACTAAGATAATGGCAATAATTGATAGGCAAATCAAGAGTAATAAAATATGATTGTTCAATCTAAACTAATCCTTAGAGCTTATATTTAAGTATTTAATGGAAAGGTTAACTGTGGAACTATGAATAACAGTCAACTTCTTTCATAAAATAAATGCTACCTATTTTTACTAATCTGTCTAACGTTCTAATATTTTAACTTGAATTTGGACATTCGCAGAGAATATAAAATATATGGTTTGCAGTTTTCATGCTAGCAAACAAACTTCAAAAGCTTAAATAATTTTGCACTTCGATATGCAAATATGTTAAAAATAAGGAAGGTGAATGGATTTAACTTATTCTTTGGTCCAATAAAGTATTTGGTACCCTTTGTCAGTGTACTTCTTCTTCTTTTATCAATTCTTCTTTTCATCTCACAAGAGAACATTCAAAATGCAAACGCTCAATGCTTATTCAATTTATCTGGAAAATGGAAAGGAGATGATGGCGGAACTTATTTCATAGGTCAAAATGGCTTTCCAGGAATGGGTGTTACCCCAAAGATCTGGTGGTTTGGATCAAATTCATTGGGAGACAAAGCTGGATTTAGCAATGTTTTCCAAGGTGAAATGAAAGGTGGTGATCCAAGCGGTAAATGGATTATTTCCGGAAAATGGGCCGATGTTCCTATGGGTAAAACAAACGGGAATGGGGAATTAGTCCTTACGGTCGAAACTTATACCAAATACGATGAAAAAGGCAAAAGTCCTGTTACCTACGATGTACTAACAAAATCTTCTGAAACAGGAGGTTTTGGAGGAACTGAATTGACTCGGCCTCAGCCATACTGTGGGGATGTCAATACTTCTGGCACACCTGAAAAGTAGAGGAATAAATTTTTTATTTGTACCAAGTCTTGTAATCATATCAAATGAAATATCTCTATAATGTCACTAAGTTTGACAGTTATAGTCTTAATTATCGGACCATTTGAAATCACCATGATGTTCAATTAAGCTATATCCTTTACAGGCTTATTTATGATACGTCATTTAGTGACAGACGTCTCTAAAAGCCTAAATAGCCATACAGTAATAGACTGATATGTGTAGAAGATATAATATAAGTAATCTTCTTTTTAATTTTGCCATTAGTATATTTTTGTTAGGAACTTTGTTTGTTTGGGGATCTCCCAATTTTGATCAAATTTACAAACATTTTCAAGTACAGGCCAGTAACGAAAATTCCCCTGGCGTTGAAAATCAATCAGGTTTATGTACTCAGGTAGGTATTCTGGGACCTACATTTACTGGCCCAGACGGATGCCCCCAGCCCTGTCCTACTGATATACAACATCCTTTTCCTGATGAATGCAAACAACCACCACCAGCCGAGGATACTGACACAGTCAAGACAGCACCTCCAATCGATACTGATATCCTTACCCAACCGTCTCTTTCGTTATGTGGGTATGATATAACTGGAAAATGGAATGGCAATGACGGAGGAATTTACTACATTCGACAAATTGGCAATGACATTTGGTGGTTTGGAACAAATGTGCTTACTTCAGGCCCTGAATTTAATACCTTTAGCAATGTACTTCATGGAACTAGGAGTGGGTTGACTATTGATGCAGAATGGCAGGATGTTCCTCTCGGTGATACTAAAAGTAAAGGCGACATATCTCTTACAATAGCATCTACTGGAGAAAAAATATCTACCAAATCATCTAGTGGAGGGTTTGGAGGTAATACCTGGATTAAAAAGTGTGATCAAATAGCAAAGTCAAAACTCCCTACTGATGTAATACTTGCCGAGTCAGACACCGGAATAACCCAATCTCCGAAAGGTGATTTTAATGATAACATTATAAATTCAAGTACACCTAAAGATCTAGGAATAGAATCCGATGTAAGAGGGGATATCATTGCAAAGTAGATGATCCGGTTTGTCCTCTTATGCAAATACTGTGGTAAATAGAATGTATCAGAGATGGAGGTGATAATCCGTGTTTTGTCTATATGGAACCAAGATCCTGTAATTTTAATTATTTTTGAGTAACAATTAACCTGATATACTGCTAATTTTTATAGAATTTAGTATATGGTCGTATATATCAGAACGGAATTGATCTTTTGAATCGGCATATGAGAAAGTATACAAAAAATTATTTGCCTTAAATACAATATTCTTTGTTATGTTCGGATCAGATACACTTACAAAACTATCAAATGCTAAGACAGGAGTGTTCTGCAATATCATTACAGGTTTGGCCTCCCCTACAACCATTCCTTCTTCTGCAACATAACTTGTTAATTCTTCGTTCACAAAATTTTCTAAGGTATTATTTCCTTGATAAATAGAGAAAGAAATGAGGTTAAGACTCGGAGTATTGGATCCAATTGGATTATTTAATAAAACGGTAAGCAAAGGATTGTCACCTTCGAGTTCGGTTGGTACGAACTTACTTGGATATTCAAAACTTAAGCCATATCGAGAACTCTCATAGACGGTCCAGGTAGTTTCTTCATTAGTGACAGTAGATGCATTAATTGTTAGTGTGTAACTATTTCCAAAAAGGATTACTAAAGAAAACGTAAAAATGAATATGAGTGATTGGATTTTCAATCATCACCCCTAACACTAATTCGTTTATAAAGATATTGATTACATCATGCAAATATTTAGATCAAAAATTCAATTTGGATTATTCCTATTGTATCCGGGTGTTTGACTTACACGTTCAGATTAAATACAATATGACATCTATATAAGCCAATCAGGATCAGTCATCGAGAACGCAGTGTATAATATTTTCATCGATTTAATTGGTAGGATTAGATTCCACTTTGAACTATATCCCTACATCCAAACTCAGTGATACTGTATTATGGTAATGATGGTAGATCAGGCCGAGATTATTTACCTTTTTCCAAATAATTCATGTCAAATTCCTTCATTTTTCTTTCCATACATTCGGCCTGTTTTTGAAGACCGACAG from Candidatus Nitrosocosmicus hydrocola carries:
- a CDS encoding alkaline phosphatase D family protein codes for the protein MDYVDDIAILNEDLISLELEISTVDAHNADSSDLHYVNILFSDSTRLYEPFNLKLYNEFGLSQIPVCIGTLPHRGKTKRFTLPVPPSLNRKLIDIAEVFIRKDGSDGWLAGSILLFANGHSIPLIGNSNVNQFLDNDNAVLMLRDWSTGSFCVAPATSARDPLPRSGYRVLGPVVGQVSDTSAVIIYRLDRAGYYRFRAFDTITNLQVHDETQKIEPTYRFNLTGLLPNRRYEFNLSYLRGGLEYLVPDGSGAFFTYPPEGSHGQFTFAFGSCVKSKKQIAQGSWTAIKALAESPSSSINPVRLFVHLGDTFYFYDHVTKDVPHNVESMHAAHVSMRRHLEFLDMAKVVPSCGIWDDHDFAGNDNDSKAINSDLRMQAVWTWLQYWGNQPISPKEIGKIGLTTRISYGLVDIYLLDSRFRRDKDRGIFFGNDIINKVLDTIDIRGAEDPRVVILGTGISWNHHAEDGEGYGQSIYDDERDRLYKELAIRMGRTINGLLFISGDTHINEIYHVDLGGGRMAPEFVSSPLTRNTGLRGPRDIRGERVASFSSKEKRGFATLTIDTSRYTRDNWTATMRYFQEATGDQYQSRSYTLSNGQFNPDPSLNIKL
- a CDS encoding thrombospondin type 3 repeat-containing protein, with product MVFVPLSALLIMIIPVTILPIEPNTLSTKVVLATSDNADGEGEVNADTKGGETDEDQQEDNQNSNNQESSSPQLSPGSNTNLNLRQSPGNEDGILESDGEDTDRVVTRPPVSDDIVVVHDEDSDGIIDTEDNCRFTNPDQKDSDGDGLGDACDPDQVDADNDGVPESNDNCFAIPNPDQKDSDGDGLGDACDSDFTDSDNDGAVDTKDNCDVKFNPDQKDSDGDGLGDVCDALNAGVETYIPGPFGRETPSASENSGFVEQQQPPSSSSPVSSSSSTSSDTLNDIATASSSNTESSSTSTDTKTGIVQETLPTNMVTQKKPDTFYTGRDKGPIDVPLADPVLVPGPNEERAGEDEDDKEECVVDYCDLPLPISNDEICRNGKDDNLNGRIDEDPYCTEVLGESKPRPSNDDVLTPETSKGPSPFGSPPK
- a CDS encoding hydrogenase maturation nickel metallochaperone HypA, with product MVYCKHCGKEFDSGEIIYCPSCGKSQLQSVTQTVVVTQNKNPGTAVLIALIGGFFGFQGIGHMYIGKTGKGIGLLILGWALAITMVISIIGGVIPLFIILGIVIFAYWIWQAYDVNKSAKYYNEFLMQNGKGPW